The Acidobacteriota bacterium genome has a segment encoding these proteins:
- the nth gene encoding endonuclease III encodes MTTKAGAKDIKQHAATIWKRLKERWPDARCTLDFKSPLELLVAAVLSAQCTDERVNQVTKGLFRKYKTARDYASAKPQELEQDIRSTGFYRNKAKNILGAAKILQERHEGRVPDTMDELVELPGVARKTANVLLGTAFGKAEGVVVDTHVHRLSRRLALTEHDDPVKIERDLMALFPRRDWTALGHTLVLHGRHVCRARKPLCGECVLNDICPSSER; translated from the coding sequence ATGACCACGAAAGCCGGGGCGAAAGATATTAAACAGCACGCCGCGACGATCTGGAAGCGTCTGAAAGAGCGCTGGCCGGACGCCCGCTGCACGCTCGATTTTAAAAGCCCCCTTGAGCTTCTGGTCGCGGCGGTGCTTTCGGCGCAGTGCACCGACGAGCGTGTCAACCAGGTTACAAAAGGTCTTTTCAGAAAGTACAAGACGGCCCGGGACTACGCCTCGGCGAAGCCCCAAGAGCTTGAGCAGGACATCCGCTCGACGGGATTCTACCGAAACAAGGCGAAGAACATTCTGGGCGCCGCGAAAATTCTTCAGGAAAGGCACGAGGGCCGCGTGCCCGACACGATGGACGAGCTTGTGGAGCTTCCGGGCGTCGCGCGCAAGACAGCGAACGTCCTCCTTGGCACCGCTTTCGGCAAGGCCGAGGGCGTCGTCGTGGATACCCACGTGCACCGCCTCTCGAGGCGCCTCGCCCTGACGGAGCACGACGACCCCGTAAAGATCGAGCGCGATTTAATGGCGCTTTTTCCGCGCCGGGACTGGACGGCGCTCGGCCACACGCTCGTCCTCCACGGCCGCCACGTGTGCCGGGCGAGGAAGCCCCTCTGCGGCGAGTGCGTTTTGAACGACATCTGCCCGTCGAGCGAGAGGTGA
- a CDS encoding insulinase family protein produces the protein MHGRTLAGTLAFFLAAPLLGQSLEEKVSEFTLPNGFRFLIVERHESPVFVGLVRFKVGSVDEVPGITGLAHLFEHMVFKGTTAIGTRAWEKERAVLDEIERVGEALSRAVVEGDEETVKALREELEALEEKHQTLIVPGEFDTVYDENGGTFLNATTGADLTTYFVALPSSRLELWMLMESERFKHPVMREFYKERDVVAEERRMRIETSPGGALYEALIHAAFTVHPYRIETVGYMSDLKTVTVGDAEKFFAEHYVPQNSVVALVGDVDPAHAAELAQKYFSDIPKAPDPPPVRTVEPEQKGERRVRLEFDAEPGLMVAYHVPTWPDEDFYALRALSYALTEGRASRLEKALVKEGVASDVDAWFGPGERYPHLFMLSADPIAPHTTEEVERILYREFERLEREPLTKRELERVRNNLQANAVRRLGSNFWLAFSMTEYELLTGSWRNMLTYVDKVGSVTAEDVQRAAKAYLTESNRTVAVRVRRAVKGAEGAERMRASVFSAPSVPSALGFGWLYPAEPARETDAP, from the coding sequence ATGCATGGCCGGACGCTCGCCGGAACGCTGGCCTTTTTTTTGGCCGCGCCGCTTCTGGGCCAGAGCCTTGAAGAAAAGGTCAGCGAGTTCACGCTCCCGAACGGCTTCCGTTTCCTCATCGTGGAGAGGCACGAGTCGCCGGTGTTCGTGGGCCTGGTGCGCTTCAAGGTGGGAAGCGTGGACGAGGTGCCGGGCATCACGGGCCTCGCGCACTTGTTCGAGCACATGGTCTTCAAGGGCACGACGGCGATTGGGACGCGCGCGTGGGAGAAGGAGCGCGCGGTGCTCGACGAGATCGAGCGCGTGGGCGAAGCCCTCTCGCGCGCCGTGGTGGAAGGCGACGAGGAGACGGTCAAGGCTTTGAGGGAGGAACTCGAGGCGCTGGAGGAAAAGCATCAGACTCTGATTGTTCCCGGCGAGTTCGACACCGTGTACGACGAAAACGGCGGCACCTTCCTGAACGCCACCACCGGCGCGGACCTCACCACGTATTTCGTGGCGCTTCCCTCGTCGCGCCTCGAGCTTTGGATGCTCATGGAGTCGGAGCGCTTCAAGCACCCCGTGATGCGCGAGTTTTACAAGGAGCGCGACGTGGTGGCCGAGGAGCGCCGCATGAGGATCGAGACGAGCCCCGGGGGTGCGCTCTACGAGGCGCTGATCCATGCCGCGTTCACGGTGCATCCTTACCGAATCGAGACGGTGGGCTACATGTCGGACCTGAAGACCGTCACCGTCGGCGACGCGGAAAAATTCTTCGCCGAACACTACGTGCCCCAGAACAGTGTCGTGGCGCTCGTGGGCGACGTGGACCCCGCCCACGCCGCAGAGCTCGCCCAGAAATATTTCTCCGACATTCCCAAGGCGCCCGATCCGCCGCCGGTACGCACCGTGGAGCCGGAGCAGAAGGGGGAGCGGCGCGTCAGGCTGGAGTTCGACGCCGAGCCGGGGCTGATGGTGGCCTACCACGTGCCGACGTGGCCGGACGAGGACTTCTACGCGCTGCGGGCGCTTTCCTACGCGCTTACGGAGGGACGCGCCTCGCGCCTCGAAAAGGCGCTTGTTAAGGAAGGTGTGGCGTCCGACGTCGACGCATGGTTCGGTCCCGGCGAGCGCTATCCGCACCTTTTTATGCTTAGTGCCGACCCCATTGCGCCGCACACGACCGAAGAGGTCGAGCGGATTCTCTACCGCGAGTTCGAGCGCCTCGAGCGCGAGCCGCTCACGAAGCGCGAGCTCGAGCGCGTCCGCAACAATCTTCAGGCCAACGCGGTGCGGCGCCTCGGCTCGAACTTCTGGCTCGCCTTTTCCATGACGGAGTACGAGCTTCTCACGGGCTCGTGGCGCAACATGCTGACCTACGTTGACAAGGTGGGGAGCGTGACGGCGGAAGACGTTCAGCGCGCGGCGAAGGCGTACTTGACGGAATCGAACCGCACGGTCGCGGTGCGGGTGAGAAGAGCGGTCAAAGGTGCAGAAGGCGCAGAGAGGATGAGGGCTTCTGTATTTTCCGCACCTTCTGTACCTTCCGCACTTGGCTTTGGATGGCTTTACCCAGCGGAGCCTGCGAGGGAAACAGACGCACCATGA
- a CDS encoding DUF1573 domain-containing protein has translation MLRRGLSTGLFLAVLAAAAGVAAGAKPQQVEGKRGPKAVFEETFKDLGAQHLTQEVEHAFPVRNEGDAVLRIEGVFPSCDCTVVDFTEKIKPGETGTVTLRLKGEEGPYQSYARVQTNEPEGQNEHRLELRVLLMGPIEFDPEPFVYFEGPSPPKWQVVHIRSLDPHETLFVDRVVVTPGLRSYVDAHTEPVKNEREYAVVLTLLKLPPPGERVQANVQVPVRRSKGWRNYDIQVRIIASHDSPPQN, from the coding sequence ATGCTTCGCAGGGGTTTGTCGACGGGCCTTTTTCTTGCGGTGCTTGCCGCCGCGGCGGGAGTTGCGGCAGGTGCCAAGCCCCAACAGGTCGAGGGCAAGCGTGGCCCCAAGGCGGTGTTCGAGGAAACGTTCAAGGACCTCGGCGCCCAGCATCTTACCCAGGAGGTCGAACACGCCTTCCCCGTGCGCAACGAGGGGGACGCCGTCCTTCGGATCGAGGGCGTTTTTCCCTCATGCGACTGCACCGTGGTTGACTTTACGGAGAAGATCAAGCCCGGCGAGACGGGAACGGTCACGCTGAGGCTCAAAGGGGAGGAAGGCCCGTACCAAAGCTATGCCCGGGTTCAGACGAACGAACCCGAAGGTCAAAACGAGCATCGGCTTGAATTGCGCGTGCTCCTGATGGGGCCCATAGAGTTCGACCCAGAGCCCTTCGTCTACTTTGAAGGGCCGTCGCCACCCAAGTGGCAGGTCGTGCACATCCGGAGCCTCGACCCTCACGAAACGCTCTTCGTCGACCGGGTTGTCGTGACGCCGGGCCTTCGGAGCTACGTGGATGCGCACACTGAGCCCGTTAAGAACGAGCGGGAGTACGCCGTCGTGCTCACGCTTCTAAAACTTCCGCCTCCCGGGGAGCGCGTCCAAGCGAATGTGCAGGTGCCGGTGAGGCGCTCCAAAGGATGGCGCAACTACGACATCCAGGTACGGATTATTGCGTCGCACGATTCCCCTCCCCAAAACTAA
- the gabT gene encoding 4-aminobutyrate--2-oxoglutarate transaminase — MIKLKTKLPGPKNRAMMAERKKHVPRGVAHWLPPVFVAKAHGAIVEDVDGNHLMDWTCGFAVVNLGHTPEPVVRAIQKQAERILHPGFFVTPYEPYLELAERLCNATPGDFPKKAMFATSGAEAVENAVKICRAATGRPAIVCFSHAYHGRTYMAMTLTDKAKPFKRGFAPFCPEVYRAPFPYPYRWPGGGEEGADPDVVAEECFRHFEDLVVTSITPEKVAGVIIEPVLGEGGYVPAPKKFLKKLQAFCRKHGIVFAADEIQTGFGRTGALFACEPLEAEPDMMILSKGLASGMPISCVVGRAEIMDVPDVDCLGGGTYGGNPVACASALAVLDMLEDGTLLRQAREFGKTLEKKLRYFKDNYPVIGNVRGLGAMWGIEFVEDRTTKEPDDEACEEMLTGCYKRGLVILPAGTYDNLVRLVPPITIEPKQFEQGFEIAETVLKSIQKSRK; from the coding sequence ATGATTAAGCTAAAAACAAAATTGCCGGGGCCCAAGAACCGGGCCATGATGGCTGAGCGGAAAAAGCATGTTCCGCGCGGCGTCGCCCACTGGCTCCCTCCCGTCTTCGTGGCAAAAGCCCACGGTGCCATCGTGGAAGACGTGGACGGGAACCACCTGATGGATTGGACATGCGGCTTCGCCGTCGTCAATCTGGGCCACACGCCCGAGCCGGTCGTCCGCGCGATCCAGAAGCAGGCGGAACGCATCCTGCACCCGGGGTTCTTCGTCACCCCATACGAGCCGTACCTGGAGCTCGCCGAACGCCTATGTAACGCGACGCCGGGCGACTTCCCCAAGAAAGCGATGTTCGCAACCTCGGGCGCCGAGGCCGTCGAGAACGCCGTCAAGATTTGCCGTGCCGCCACGGGCCGGCCCGCCATCGTCTGCTTCAGCCACGCCTACCATGGGCGCACCTACATGGCCATGACCCTGACGGACAAGGCCAAGCCCTTCAAGCGCGGCTTCGCCCCCTTCTGCCCCGAAGTCTACCGCGCGCCCTTCCCCTATCCCTATCGCTGGCCTGGAGGGGGAGAAGAGGGGGCGGATCCTGACGTGGTGGCCGAGGAGTGCTTCCGCCATTTCGAAGACCTCGTCGTGACCAGCATCACCCCGGAGAAGGTGGCGGGCGTCATCATCGAGCCTGTGCTGGGCGAAGGCGGATACGTCCCCGCGCCCAAGAAATTTCTGAAAAAGCTCCAGGCCTTCTGCCGCAAGCACGGCATCGTCTTCGCGGCCGACGAGATTCAGACCGGCTTCGGCCGCACGGGTGCGCTCTTCGCGTGCGAGCCGCTGGAAGCTGAGCCGGACATGATGATCCTATCGAAAGGCCTCGCCAGCGGCATGCCGATTTCCTGCGTTGTCGGCCGGGCGGAGATCATGGACGTGCCGGACGTGGACTGCCTCGGCGGCGGCACGTACGGCGGCAATCCCGTCGCGTGCGCGTCGGCGCTCGCCGTCCTGGATATGCTAGAGGACGGCACGCTCCTCAGGCAGGCGCGGGAGTTCGGAAAAACTCTGGAAAAGAAGCTTCGGTACTTCAAAGATAACTATCCGGTCATCGGCAACGTACGGGGCCTCGGCGCCATGTGGGGAATAGAATTCGTGGAAGACCGCACGACCAAGGAGCCCGACGATGAAGCATGCGAGGAAATGCTCACCGGCTGTTATAAGCGCGGCCTGGTCATCCTGCCCGCCGGAACGTATGACAACCTTGTGCGCCTGGTCCCGCCGATCACGATCGAGCCGAAGCAATTCGAGCAGGGATTCGAAATTGCGGAAACCGTGCTCAAGTCCATCCAAAAATCGAGGAAATAA
- a CDS encoding AsmA family protein — MKRKVLIGVLVFIAIVLVALALIIPRLVDLEQYRPVIELKLKEVLRKDVRLGELDLRILPRPAVRVYDVAIYDERPEDALFSVEALDIAPRLLPLLRKRVEVKSVKALRPRVTLDFDQAGKLLLLRDLAHLVEEKDAPKDAAAKEFFLGRLRLKDASLTLRKPNGFWGFPSELGLDSLDLTLRNVGKNRPVEVEMEGRVVPYDFTIGVSGRTEPSDFSDLASLAYRGRARITGLRLGPFEALLREYDVPVQDGTLDMDTDVWSQGRDDLHLEGSVAVQDLKPQNTSLRARYRLGLQEKAVSVESAELEVEPFEVATLEPLLAKLGLPKIEGTASLDADLDGKPSAWASRGTASLTLRAPRAVELAVDYDAALSDEGERLDIKHLSVSTKAADISVRGSVASLSSKAPKLNLELSAKNTRLEEAAALSEAGLLGGVDFSSLKGRADAEVKASGTTKKPLFSGKASLVDFSVRTDYLAAPIAFPRLEAAFEGETFTLEPVHLALGETSFEGRVVLEGLDAPDINFALRSPELDIGKLFALLPAEDTQAEPAPSPETPSQTESPLKKTTLRGTFETPKALYGGLTFTDVKASVRMERGLFHVEPLSLVLYQGRADHLFEMNLTSDVLPFRLASTLEGVDIKQMVESATEHKDLLKGRLFMKLDAKGEGFEEGAMGKRLRGQSHFEVKDGALTSFSLLEQIRKVGGLVGIKEGIDPNTTRFDVMDGDFKIGGRRFTTENTRLVSEDLDSRVRGSMDFEGNLDFHVTTYLSKELTAQIKESDAKTFFTSDDGRATIPAYVKGTIYEPKTTLDMEFIRKRVQKEVKKEIKKEIKKKIFGIFGGD, encoded by the coding sequence ATGAAGCGTAAGGTTCTGATTGGTGTCCTTGTTTTCATAGCGATCGTTCTCGTCGCGCTCGCCCTCATCATCCCCCGCCTCGTTGACCTCGAACAGTACCGCCCCGTAATCGAGCTCAAACTCAAGGAGGTTTTGCGCAAGGATGTGCGCCTCGGAGAGCTCGATTTGCGCATCCTGCCGCGCCCTGCCGTGCGCGTCTACGATGTCGCAATCTACGACGAGCGCCCCGAGGATGCGCTCTTTTCCGTCGAGGCGCTCGACATCGCGCCGCGCCTCCTGCCCCTCCTGAGGAAGCGCGTCGAGGTAAAGAGCGTGAAGGCCCTGCGCCCTCGCGTCACGCTCGACTTCGACCAGGCGGGAAAACTTCTTTTGCTTCGCGACCTCGCACACCTCGTCGAGGAGAAAGACGCCCCGAAGGACGCAGCAGCGAAAGAATTTTTCCTGGGTCGCCTGCGGCTTAAGGACGCCTCTCTTACGCTGCGCAAGCCGAACGGCTTCTGGGGTTTCCCAAGCGAGCTCGGCCTCGACTCGCTCGATTTGACCCTTCGCAACGTCGGCAAGAACCGCCCCGTCGAGGTGGAAATGGAAGGCCGCGTCGTCCCGTACGATTTCACCATCGGCGTGTCCGGGCGAACCGAGCCCAGCGACTTCAGCGACCTTGCGTCGCTTGCCTATCGGGGGCGGGCACGCATCACGGGGCTGCGCCTCGGTCCGTTTGAAGCACTTCTCCGGGAATACGACGTTCCCGTGCAGGACGGAACGCTCGACATGGATACGGACGTATGGAGTCAGGGCCGGGACGACCTCCATCTCGAAGGGAGCGTCGCGGTGCAGGACCTGAAGCCTCAAAACACAAGCCTTCGCGCCCGTTACCGCCTGGGCCTCCAGGAAAAGGCCGTGTCGGTCGAATCGGCCGAGCTTGAAGTGGAGCCGTTCGAGGTGGCCACGCTCGAGCCGCTCCTTGCGAAGCTGGGGCTTCCCAAAATCGAGGGGACGGCGAGCCTCGACGCGGACCTCGACGGAAAGCCCTCGGCGTGGGCGTCGCGGGGCACGGCCTCGTTGACGCTTCGCGCGCCGCGCGCCGTCGAGCTGGCCGTGGATTACGACGCCGCGCTCTCGGACGAGGGCGAGCGCCTCGATATCAAGCACCTTTCAGTGAGCACCAAGGCGGCGGACATCTCCGTCCGCGGAAGCGTCGCGTCGCTTTCCTCGAAGGCTCCGAAGCTCAACCTCGAGCTCTCCGCTAAAAACACGCGCCTCGAAGAAGCGGCCGCGCTCTCCGAGGCGGGCCTCCTGGGCGGTGTCGACTTCTCAAGCCTCAAGGGCCGAGCCGACGCGGAGGTGAAGGCGAGCGGCACGACGAAAAAACCGCTCTTTTCGGGAAAAGCATCCCTCGTGGACTTTTCCGTCCGGACGGACTACCTCGCCGCGCCCATTGCGTTCCCGCGCCTCGAAGCGGCCTTCGAAGGCGAAACCTTTACGCTCGAGCCGGTGCATCTCGCGCTCGGCGAAACGTCATTCGAGGGGCGCGTCGTGCTCGAGGGACTCGACGCACCCGACATTAATTTCGCGCTGCGCTCGCCCGAGCTGGACATCGGAAAATTGTTCGCCCTTCTTCCGGCGGAGGATACTCAGGCCGAGCCCGCGCCTTCCCCCGAGACGCCGTCTCAAACCGAGAGCCCGCTCAAGAAGACAACCCTTCGAGGCACGTTCGAGACGCCGAAGGCGCTCTACGGTGGACTCACGTTCACCGATGTCAAGGCGAGCGTCCGCATGGAGCGCGGCCTGTTCCACGTCGAGCCCCTCTCCCTCGTGCTTTATCAAGGCCGAGCGGACCACTTGTTCGAGATGAATCTGACGAGCGACGTGCTGCCCTTCCGCCTCGCGAGCACGCTCGAGGGCGTTGACATCAAACAGATGGTCGAAAGCGCCACGGAGCACAAGGATCTTCTGAAGGGCAGACTCTTCATGAAGCTCGACGCAAAGGGCGAGGGGTTCGAGGAAGGAGCCATGGGGAAGCGCCTGCGCGGGCAGTCTCACTTCGAGGTCAAGGACGGAGCGCTCACGTCGTTCAGCCTCCTAGAGCAGATTCGGAAAGTGGGAGGCCTCGTCGGCATCAAGGAAGGCATCGATCCCAACACTACCAGGTTTGACGTGATGGACGGAGACTTCAAGATCGGCGGCAGGCGCTTCACGACAGAAAACACCCGGCTCGTCTCGGAGGACCTCGACTCGCGCGTCCGCGGCTCGATGGACTTCGAAGGCAACCTCGACTTCCACGTCACGACGTACCTTTCCAAGGAGCTCACCGCCCAGATCAAGGAATCGGACGCGAAGACGTTCTTCACGAGCGACGACGGCCGGGCCACGATTCCAGCCTACGTGAAGGGCACGATCTACGAGCCCAAAACGACACTCGACATGGAATTCATCCGAAAACGCGTCCAAAAAGAAGTAAAGAAAGAGATTAAGAAAGAGATCAAGAAAAAAATTTTCGGGATTTTCGGAGGGGATTGA
- a CDS encoding aspartate aminotransferase family protein, producing MSSKHIKLKTELPGPKSRALMEKRKKYVPRGLGQYTNIVVAKARGAILEDVDGNHLLDFASGVAVANVGHCAEKVVKAVQRQAARAMHTNFNIAPYERAVELAGRLASLTPGSFTKRALLVNSGAEAVENTVKISRASTKRPSILCFEHAFHGRTYMSMTLTHRANPFKMGYSPFCTDVHRAPYPYVYRWPGNKDSDVVADECFQFFSDIAARTSPGQIAAVIIEPMLGEGGFVPAPKKFLQKLQAFCRKHGIVFAVDEIQTGFGRTGTLFACEQLGLEPDIMILSKGIGGGMPIGAVVGRAKVMDAAGEDGIECGSYGGNAVSSAAALATLDLFKSGSLVKNARKIGKTLEPRFAAWKEKYKFIGDVRGMGSMQAMEFVKDRRSKEPDPEKVNKLLDYCYERGLIVISAGTYNNVVRLLTPLVTEPDQLEEGLEIMESGLQAIA from the coding sequence ATGAGCTCAAAGCACATAAAACTCAAAACCGAGCTTCCGGGGCCGAAGAGCCGCGCCCTGATGGAAAAGCGCAAAAAGTACGTTCCGCGCGGGCTGGGCCAGTACACGAACATCGTCGTGGCGAAGGCCCGCGGAGCGATCCTCGAGGACGTGGACGGCAACCATCTGCTGGATTTCGCCTCCGGCGTAGCCGTCGCCAACGTGGGCCACTGTGCGGAGAAAGTCGTCAAAGCGGTCCAGAGGCAGGCGGCGCGCGCCATGCACACGAATTTCAACATTGCGCCCTACGAGCGAGCCGTGGAGCTCGCCGGGCGCCTGGCCAGCTTAACCCCGGGCTCCTTTACCAAGAGAGCGCTCCTCGTGAATTCCGGCGCCGAAGCCGTCGAGAACACCGTCAAGATCTCGCGCGCCTCGACGAAACGACCCTCGATCCTCTGCTTCGAGCACGCCTTCCACGGGCGCACCTACATGAGCATGACCCTCACGCACAGGGCCAATCCCTTCAAGATGGGCTACAGCCCGTTCTGCACCGACGTCCACCGCGCGCCTTATCCCTACGTCTATCGCTGGCCGGGAAACAAGGATTCCGACGTCGTAGCGGACGAGTGCTTCCAGTTCTTCTCGGACATCGCCGCCAGGACGTCGCCGGGCCAGATCGCGGCCGTCATCATCGAGCCGATGCTCGGCGAGGGCGGCTTCGTCCCCGCGCCCAAGAAATTCCTGCAGAAACTCCAGGCCTTCTGCCGCAAGCACGGCATCGTCTTCGCGGTCGACGAGATCCAAACGGGCTTCGGCCGCACTGGAACGCTCTTCGCCTGCGAGCAGCTCGGCTTGGAGCCGGATATCATGATCTTGTCCAAGGGCATCGGCGGCGGGATGCCGATCGGCGCCGTGGTCGGCCGGGCGAAGGTCATGGACGCGGCGGGCGAGGACGGCATCGAGTGCGGCAGCTACGGCGGCAACGCCGTGTCCAGCGCCGCGGCGCTCGCCACCCTGGACTTGTTCAAGAGCGGCTCGCTCGTCAAGAATGCGCGTAAGATAGGGAAAACGCTCGAACCGCGATTTGCCGCCTGGAAGGAAAAATACAAGTTCATCGGTGACGTGCGGGGAATGGGCTCGATGCAGGCGATGGAGTTCGTGAAAGACCGCAGGAGCAAAGAGCCGGATCCCGAGAAGGTGAATAAGCTCCTCGACTATTGCTACGAGCGCGGCCTCATCGTCATATCGGCGGGAACGTACAACAACGTCGTGCGCCTGCTCACGCCGCTCGTGACGGAGCCGGACCAGCTCGAAGAGGGCCTGGAAATTATGGAATCCGGCCTGCAGGCCATCGCCTAG
- the ybgF gene encoding tol-pal system protein YbgF produces the protein MHLREKTLLSVFLGFALLGAMPSQAAREKVIPASSEDVARIQEEVWKLKKGQAELKEQMAQILALLEERCGGTAQSNARLAAKLDEVTSEILVLSEKLSDANYRLALAGSHRPAAPAAPAPILEKPAQAALPTDWPAGLATSESGEPPSPQKEEQVSPQKETAGAEPPVPPPMSPEQAYQAAYADYTKGNFSLAVMGFEKFVKQDSQNDLADNALYWVGECHYAQRQFEEAIGVFDRVLEKYPEGDKIPAVLLKKGYAYMELYQIGQGVVVLQSLIQRHPHAPEARLAKQKLDELGMGR, from the coding sequence ATGCATCTTCGTGAGAAAACGCTGCTTTCCGTATTTCTGGGCTTCGCGCTCCTTGGCGCGATGCCTTCCCAGGCCGCAAGAGAAAAGGTTATTCCCGCCTCGAGCGAGGACGTCGCGCGCATTCAGGAGGAGGTATGGAAGCTCAAGAAAGGGCAGGCCGAGCTGAAGGAGCAGATGGCGCAGATTCTCGCCCTCCTCGAAGAGCGGTGCGGCGGCACGGCGCAGTCGAACGCACGCCTCGCCGCGAAGCTCGACGAGGTGACTTCGGAAATCCTCGTGCTTTCCGAAAAGCTGAGCGACGCCAACTATCGCCTCGCCCTTGCGGGCAGCCACCGCCCCGCGGCACCGGCGGCGCCCGCGCCCATCTTGGAAAAACCTGCTCAAGCGGCCCTACCGACGGACTGGCCGGCGGGTCTTGCGACAAGCGAGTCGGGGGAGCCGCCTTCTCCCCAAAAAGAAGAACAGGTGTCGCCTCAAAAGGAAACCGCCGGGGCAGAACCTCCGGTGCCGCCTCCCATGTCCCCCGAGCAGGCCTACCAGGCCGCCTACGCCGATTACACCAAGGGAAATTTCTCCCTCGCCGTTATGGGCTTCGAGAAATTCGTCAAGCAGGATTCGCAAAACGACCTTGCCGACAACGCCCTCTACTGGGTAGGCGAGTGCCACTACGCTCAACGCCAATTTGAGGAGGCGATCGGGGTGTTCGACCGCGTGCTTGAGAAATATCCGGAGGGTGACAAGATTCCCGCGGTGCTCCTCAAGAAAGGCTACGCCTACATGGAGCTCTATCAGATCGGGCAGGGCGTCGTCGTTTTGCAGAGCCTCATCCAGCGCCATCCGCACGCGCCCGAGGCTAGGCTCGCCAAGCAGAAGCTCGACGAGTTGGGAATGGGACGGTAG
- a CDS encoding insulinase family protein — translation MKRQSFFLLLVAAGLAGGAAWAQLHPSTLEYPDEVFEPRKAERASLSNGMLVFLVENHEIPIVSVQAFVRAGSVYDLPGKEGLAELAAKSMRAGGTKRWKPEVLDEELEQRAVKLSVDMEEEMLWVGVEALKKDFEWALSVAADVLRNPAFRTGPVKVEKGKMLDWVWRRWDYPRVVASHKFGELVYGKQSPWARYETEESLERISQKDLRDFHRRVFVPENILLGAYGDFKPEAMLQKLEEAFGDWEPREAVLPELPKVEDRLARRVYYIPRTNLKQTSIRIGHLGVNRHDPDIRRIEVMNHIFGTSMSSRLFMKVRSEKGLAYSVGGGVRDGLDRGTFSVGCSTKPETTVEAIEAILVEIERLRVEPPTEEELLRARRSTVNSFVFQFEGASDVLWKSIENHFFGYPEDYWDTYLEKIRAVTAEQVLDMARRHMNPEKTVILVVGDEAKFDKPLSTLGEVTTLSLE, via the coding sequence ATGAAACGCCAATCCTTTTTTTTACTCTTAGTCGCGGCGGGGCTCGCCGGAGGCGCGGCGTGGGCGCAGCTCCACCCCTCGACTCTCGAATACCCCGACGAGGTCTTTGAGCCCCGCAAGGCCGAGCGGGCTTCGCTCTCGAACGGCATGCTCGTCTTCCTCGTGGAGAACCACGAGATCCCCATCGTTTCGGTGCAGGCCTTTGTGCGGGCGGGAAGCGTCTACGACCTTCCGGGCAAGGAGGGGCTGGCGGAACTCGCAGCCAAATCCATGCGTGCGGGCGGCACCAAGCGGTGGAAACCGGAGGTGCTCGACGAGGAGCTCGAGCAACGCGCCGTAAAACTCTCCGTTGACATGGAAGAAGAGATGCTGTGGGTCGGCGTGGAGGCGCTCAAGAAGGATTTCGAGTGGGCCCTTTCGGTCGCCGCCGACGTGTTGCGCAATCCCGCGTTCCGCACCGGGCCCGTCAAGGTGGAAAAAGGAAAGATGCTCGACTGGGTCTGGCGCCGCTGGGATTATCCGCGGGTCGTCGCGTCGCACAAATTCGGCGAGCTCGTTTACGGAAAGCAAAGCCCCTGGGCGCGCTACGAAACCGAAGAGTCCCTCGAGCGCATTTCGCAAAAGGATTTAAGGGATTTTCACCGGCGCGTCTTCGTTCCCGAAAACATCCTTCTTGGCGCCTACGGGGATTTCAAGCCCGAAGCGATGCTTCAAAAGCTGGAGGAAGCGTTCGGAGACTGGGAGCCGCGCGAAGCCGTGCTCCCGGAGCTTCCGAAAGTGGAAGACCGCCTTGCACGCCGCGTATATTACATCCCGCGCACGAATTTGAAGCAGACGAGCATCCGCATCGGCCACTTGGGCGTTAATCGTCATGATCCGGACATACGGCGCATCGAAGTGATGAATCATATTTTTGGCACCAGCATGTCGTCCCGCCTTTTTATGAAGGTGCGCTCCGAGAAGGGGCTGGCCTACAGCGTGGGGGGAGGCGTCCGGGACGGACTCGACCGGGGAACGTTTTCGGTCGGATGTTCCACCAAGCCCGAGACGACGGTCGAGGCTATCGAAGCCATCCTCGTGGAGATCGAGCGCCTCCGCGTGGAACCGCCCACGGAGGAGGAGCTTCTGCGGGCCCGGCGCTCCACCGTGAACAGCTTTGTCTTTCAATTCGAGGGTGCGAGCGACGTTCTTTGGAAAAGCATCGAAAACCACTTTTTCGGCTATCCGGAAGATTACTGGGATACGTATCTCGAAAAAATTCGTGCCGTTACGGCGGAGCAGGTGCTTGACATGGCCCGCAGGCACATGAATCCCGAAAAAACGGTAATCCTCGTGGTGGGGGACGAGGCAAAGTTCGACAAGCCCCTCTCCACCTTGGGCGAGGTCACGACCCTCTCGCTGGAGTAG